In Micromonospora sp. NBC_01813, the following are encoded in one genomic region:
- a CDS encoding TauD/TfdA family dioxygenase, which produces MPTTNTLTTIDLDVSYETGKPPILKTPAFDSLDAATSWVGEQGEAIRAELHRSGCLMIRGVPVRDAGDFARVRDVLLPKRASYKEKATPRTDFGEGVFSSTDLPAAQPIRLHNENSYTLDFPTVLLFGCVTAPESGGATTVGDMRRALELIPADLRERFATTGWLLVRNFSELAGLPWHTSFATDDPAQVEAYCRENVIGYEWLPDGELRTRQRRSAIVTHPVTGERTWFNHVAFWSRWSLDPDVRDVLLDTYGDDGLPFDTYVGDGTPLTEAEAAALNQVYDQVTLRETWQEGDLLLVDNILCAHGREAFQGARKILVAMGDPIALADCDPVTAPANTVYGK; this is translated from the coding sequence ATGCCGACCACCAACACACTCACCACTATCGATCTCGACGTCAGCTACGAGACAGGCAAGCCACCGATCCTGAAGACCCCGGCGTTCGACAGCCTCGACGCCGCGACCTCCTGGGTCGGTGAACAGGGCGAGGCGATCCGGGCGGAGCTGCACCGCTCCGGTTGCCTGATGATCCGGGGCGTCCCGGTACGTGACGCCGGTGACTTCGCGCGGGTCCGGGACGTGCTGCTGCCCAAGCGCGCGTCGTACAAGGAGAAGGCGACTCCGCGTACCGACTTCGGGGAAGGTGTCTTCTCCTCGACCGACCTGCCCGCCGCCCAGCCGATCCGGCTGCACAACGAGAACAGCTACACGCTGGACTTCCCGACGGTACTGCTGTTCGGCTGTGTGACCGCACCGGAGTCGGGCGGTGCCACCACCGTCGGGGACATGCGCCGGGCCCTGGAGCTGATCCCGGCCGACCTGCGTGAGCGGTTCGCCACCACGGGCTGGCTGCTGGTACGCAACTTCTCCGAGCTGGCCGGCCTGCCGTGGCACACGAGCTTCGCCACGGACGACCCGGCCCAGGTCGAGGCGTACTGCCGCGAGAACGTCATCGGATACGAGTGGCTGCCCGATGGCGAGCTACGCACCAGGCAGCGCCGGTCGGCCATCGTCACCCACCCGGTCACCGGCGAGCGGACCTGGTTCAACCACGTCGCCTTCTGGAGCCGGTGGAGCCTCGATCCCGACGTCCGCGACGTGCTGCTCGACACCTACGGCGACGACGGACTGCCGTTCGACACGTACGTCGGCGACGGAACGCCGCTCACCGAGGCCGAGGCGGCGGCGCTCAACCAGGTGTACGACCAGGTGACCCTCCGGGAGACCTGGCAGGAGGGTGACCTGCTGCTGGTGGACAACATCCTCTGCGCGCACGGCCGGGAGGCGTTCCAGGGTGCTCGGAAGATCCTGGTGGCCATGGGCGACCCGATCGCGCTGGCCGACTGCGACCCGGTCACCGCGCCCGCGAACACCGTGTACGGGAAGTGA
- a CDS encoding non-ribosomal peptide synthetase: protein MIDNTVSAGLDLLDRLAEVPADRCAVVSGGRTLTFGELRAEAARIAAALAERGVGPEHVVALHLPRGVDLVVGLVGTLTAGAAYLPVDPSLPADRRRYLLEAAGADLVVGPPGVVGSDDPIDGVPSVAIDALRPVCGDPFADGFRPVQVHPDTLAYVIFTSGSTGRPKGVEISRGAATGLLVALEHAGIATTDAGRVSWNASPSFDASVQQWVRLCRGDTVVMVDEATRADPALLAALIDESGLTDLDLTPSHAEPLLEHLAERHDPRRGPLAMLVGGEAIGPDLWRRIAELTEAGVVRAVNLYGPTECTVDAVAAPITAGTGPHIGAVLPGLHLHLLDEWLRPVPPGEVGELYLAGPRVGRGYRRRPGLTAERFVADLDGAGSRMYRTGDLCRLVDGRLEYLGRRDGQVKLRGHRLELGEIDEVIARHPAVAEAVVVLHEDLWGAPGLVAYVRTREPVEPAALRVHAEGQLPAYMVPSAVVVLDRFPTTTNGKLDRGALPVPAAPVPGDATPADVTPADDEPAGPVERLIADIWATVLRAARIGADDNFFKLGGHSLLAIKLVAGVRKELGVRLPVKTVYANPRLRDLAREIESLLDAERVGV, encoded by the coding sequence ATGATCGACAATACCGTCAGTGCCGGCCTGGACCTGCTGGACCGGTTGGCCGAGGTGCCCGCCGACCGGTGCGCCGTCGTCTCCGGCGGCCGGACGCTCACCTTCGGTGAGTTGCGTGCCGAGGCGGCCCGGATCGCGGCGGCCCTCGCCGAGCGGGGCGTCGGGCCCGAGCACGTCGTCGCGCTGCACCTGCCGCGCGGCGTCGACCTGGTTGTCGGGCTCGTCGGCACCCTCACCGCCGGCGCGGCCTACCTTCCGGTGGACCCGAGCCTGCCCGCCGACCGCCGTCGGTACCTCCTCGAGGCGGCCGGCGCCGACCTCGTCGTCGGGCCGCCCGGCGTCGTCGGATCGGACGACCCCATCGATGGTGTCCCGTCTGTTGCGATCGACGCGTTGCGTCCGGTCTGCGGTGATCCGTTCGCCGACGGGTTCCGGCCGGTCCAGGTGCACCCGGACACTCTGGCGTACGTCATCTTCACCTCCGGCTCCACCGGCCGTCCCAAGGGTGTGGAGATCAGCCGGGGCGCCGCGACCGGCCTGCTCGTCGCGCTGGAGCACGCCGGGATCGCCACCACCGACGCCGGCCGGGTGAGCTGGAACGCCTCGCCGTCGTTCGACGCGTCGGTGCAGCAGTGGGTACGGCTCTGCCGTGGAGACACCGTCGTCATGGTCGACGAGGCCACCCGGGCCGACCCGGCGCTGCTCGCCGCGCTGATCGACGAGAGTGGTCTGACCGACCTGGACCTCACACCGTCGCATGCGGAGCCGCTGCTGGAGCACCTCGCCGAGCGGCACGACCCCCGGCGCGGCCCACTCGCCATGCTGGTCGGCGGCGAGGCGATCGGCCCGGACCTGTGGCGTCGCATCGCCGAGTTGACTGAGGCGGGCGTGGTGCGGGCGGTCAACCTGTACGGCCCGACCGAGTGCACGGTCGACGCCGTGGCGGCACCGATCACCGCCGGCACCGGCCCACACATCGGCGCGGTTCTACCGGGACTGCACCTGCACCTGCTCGACGAGTGGCTGCGGCCGGTCCCACCCGGCGAGGTCGGCGAGCTGTATCTGGCCGGGCCCCGGGTCGGGCGTGGCTACCGCCGCCGCCCCGGGCTGACCGCCGAGCGGTTCGTCGCCGACCTCGACGGTGCCGGGAGCCGGATGTACCGCACCGGCGACCTGTGCCGTCTGGTCGACGGCCGGCTGGAGTACCTCGGCCGCCGCGACGGCCAGGTCAAGTTGCGCGGCCATCGGCTCGAACTCGGTGAGATCGATGAGGTCATCGCCCGGCACCCGGCCGTCGCCGAGGCGGTCGTGGTGCTGCACGAGGATCTGTGGGGTGCGCCCGGTCTGGTGGCCTACGTACGGACCCGTGAGCCGGTCGAGCCGGCGGCCCTGCGGGTGCACGCCGAGGGTCAGCTGCCGGCGTACATGGTGCCCTCGGCCGTGGTGGTGCTCGACCGGTTCCCCACGACGACGAACGGCAAGCTGGACCGCGGCGCGCTGCCGGTACCGGCAGCGCCGGTGCCCGGCGACGCGACACCGGCCGACGTCACACCGGCCGACGACGAACCGGCCGGCCCGGTCGAGCGACTCATCGCCGACATCTGGGCGACCGTGCTGCGGGCGGCGCGGATCGGCGCCGACGACAACTTCTTCAAGCTCGGCGGTCACTCCCTGCTCGCCATCAAGCTGGTCGCCGGCGTGCGCAAGGAACTCGGCGTGCGACTTCCGGTGAAGACCGTCTACGCCAACCCGCGGCTGCGGGACCTGGCCCGTGAGATCGAGTCGCTGCTCGACGCCGAGCGCGTCGGGGTCTGA
- a CDS encoding non-ribosomal peptide synthetase, producing the protein MTPLSFAQRRLWFLSRLEGPSPAYNVPVMLRLTGVPGQAVLAAALADVVQRHEVLRTVYGAADGEPTQRVLDRLDLPLFTVASAPDTIDAAAARFANEPFDLATEAPIRARLFLAGDGTSLLAIVLHHVATDGWSMGPLLRDLAQAYAARAAGGPPGWEPLPVQYADYTLWQRELLGAEDDPESLAAEQLAYWRAALDGAPEVLPLPLDRPRPAEPTGTGARVSTWLDATTHRGLLDAGRHGKASLYMVLQAGLAAALTRLGAGTDVSIGAPVAGRPDEALHDLVGFFVNSVVLRTDVSGDPTFAELVERVREADLAAFAHDDLPFDLLVERLNPARSLAYHPFFQVMLTLQNGTPPAVRLGDLDGQVEPVDVAGAKFDLSVYCTEVRGAAGEPTGIDVWVQYAADLFDEATARLVLDTLARTLRALAVDPSTRVAAADVLTGAEAASLAARRERLVAAAPTPPVATTPGTATGPRTARQEILCGLFAEVLGRPAIGLDESFFRAGGHSLLAVRLVNRVRTVLGVEVGVRDLFLAPTAAELDRRIAEQDGSADRPALVPAPRPERVPLSYAQRRLWVLGQWAVANRAYNIPIVLRLDRSPDEASLQAALADVAARHEALRTVFPAVDGEPYQLILPEGRPELTVATTTSAGLAASIDRAIGYVFDLAADLPVRAWLLRSTDDGGSTLVLLLHHIAGDGASLGPLLRDLAQAYAARTAGRQPGWQPLAVQYADYTLWQRDLLGDPADETSPMAVQLAFWKSALAGVPEVLELPTDRPRPAEPSHDGALVPFTLDERVHERLAQIARETGATLFMVLQAGLAVLLSRSGAGTDIPLGTVVAGRSDQALDDLVGFFVNTLVLRTDTGGNPTFRDLLGRVRDVDLAAYAHQDLPFERLVEELNPTRSAAYHPLVQVMLVWQQAVGADLADAGLSGREVPLDTGVAKFDLSLAVREHRDTAGTPIGISGLLEYATDLFDPPTVAALADRLVRLLEAVAADPDVRVADIDLLAVGEADLVLGWGSGPQAGDGTLAERFRRSVVACPGATAVVCGGDRLSFGELEVAANRLARHLLGVGVGRGGVVGVLLPRGIAMAVAVLAVVKSGAAYAMLDPEFPDVRLGELAGDAGVAVVVTDSVLAGRVPGLPVVNVDGSVWDGLVGDDPGVVGDEGDAACVMFTSGSTGRPKGALSSHRAVVGTVTGQSYVDFGRGAVWLQCAPVSWDAFALEFWGPLLSGGVCVLQPGQRPQADRIASLVVEHGVDTLFLSTGLFNLMVDEFPGVFDGLRQVMTGGEQPSLDHVGRVRRGWPDLRLVHVYGPVESMIFTHAFPVDEPPVGVLPVGSPIGDRRCYLLDERLRLVPAGVVGEVYVAGGGLADGYLGRSGLSAAAFVADPFGAPGARMYRTGDLARWSAAGVVELMGRADQQVKIRGFRVEPGEVEAALARHPAVGRVVVLARADRPGDKRLVAYVVPADAVAGVDAVELRRFAAGVLPEHMVPSAVVVLATFPLMANGKVDRKLLPAPVYGPSVRGRAARDPREAVLCDLYAEILGVQAVSIDDSFFDLGGHSLLAAKLGSRISAVLGIEVSIRDVFQAPTVAALTDHLAGRTAVPEPDAQQRPALRRRTRAGARL; encoded by the coding sequence ATGACCCCGTTGTCGTTCGCGCAGCGCCGCTTGTGGTTTCTCAGCCGTCTCGAAGGGCCGTCACCGGCCTACAACGTTCCGGTCATGCTGCGTCTGACCGGCGTACCGGGGCAAGCCGTACTCGCGGCGGCGCTGGCCGACGTGGTGCAGCGACACGAGGTACTGCGGACGGTGTACGGCGCTGCGGACGGCGAGCCGACCCAGCGGGTGCTGGACCGGCTTGACCTGCCGCTGTTCACCGTCGCCAGCGCGCCGGACACCATCGACGCCGCGGCGGCCCGGTTCGCGAACGAGCCGTTCGACCTGGCCACCGAGGCCCCGATCCGGGCCCGGCTGTTCCTGGCCGGCGACGGGACGTCGCTTCTGGCGATCGTGCTGCACCACGTCGCGACCGACGGCTGGTCGATGGGGCCGCTGCTGCGCGACCTGGCGCAGGCGTACGCCGCACGTGCGGCCGGCGGCCCGCCCGGCTGGGAGCCGTTGCCGGTGCAGTACGCCGACTACACGCTCTGGCAGCGTGAACTGCTCGGCGCCGAGGACGACCCGGAGAGCCTCGCCGCCGAGCAGCTCGCCTACTGGCGGGCGGCGCTCGACGGTGCCCCCGAGGTGCTGCCGCTGCCGCTGGACCGGCCCCGGCCGGCCGAGCCGACCGGTACCGGCGCCCGGGTGAGCACCTGGCTCGACGCGACGACCCATCGGGGACTGCTCGACGCCGGGCGGCACGGCAAGGCCAGCCTGTACATGGTGTTGCAGGCCGGGCTGGCTGCCGCGTTGACCCGGCTGGGTGCCGGCACCGACGTGTCGATCGGCGCCCCGGTCGCCGGGCGGCCCGACGAGGCGCTGCACGACCTGGTGGGATTCTTCGTCAACTCGGTCGTGCTGCGTACCGACGTCTCCGGCGACCCGACGTTCGCCGAGTTGGTCGAGCGGGTACGGGAGGCGGACCTGGCGGCGTTCGCGCACGACGACCTGCCGTTCGACCTGCTCGTGGAGCGGCTCAACCCGGCCCGGTCGCTGGCGTACCATCCGTTCTTCCAGGTCATGCTGACCCTGCAGAACGGCACGCCGCCCGCCGTGCGCCTCGGTGACCTCGACGGCCAGGTCGAACCGGTGGACGTGGCGGGGGCCAAGTTCGACCTCAGCGTGTACTGCACCGAGGTCCGCGGCGCGGCGGGCGAGCCGACCGGCATCGACGTGTGGGTGCAGTACGCCGCCGACCTGTTCGACGAGGCGACCGCCCGGCTGGTGCTGGACACCCTCGCGCGGACCCTGCGGGCACTCGCGGTCGACCCGTCGACTCGGGTGGCAGCGGCCGATGTGCTCACCGGCGCGGAGGCCGCCTCGTTGGCCGCCCGGCGGGAACGGCTCGTCGCCGCTGCCCCGACACCTCCCGTCGCCACCACACCTGGTACGGCCACCGGGCCCCGGACCGCGCGGCAGGAGATCCTCTGCGGACTCTTCGCCGAGGTGCTGGGACGGCCCGCGATCGGCCTGGACGAGAGCTTCTTCCGCGCCGGCGGCCACTCCCTGCTCGCGGTGCGGCTGGTGAACCGGGTGCGGACCGTCCTCGGTGTCGAGGTCGGCGTCCGTGATCTGTTCCTCGCGCCCACGGCCGCCGAACTCGACCGCCGCATCGCCGAGCAGGACGGCTCCGCCGACCGGCCCGCGTTGGTGCCGGCGCCGCGCCCGGAGCGGGTGCCGCTGTCCTACGCACAACGCAGGCTGTGGGTGCTGGGCCAGTGGGCGGTGGCGAACCGCGCGTACAACATCCCGATCGTGCTTCGGCTGGACCGGTCGCCGGACGAGGCGAGCCTGCAGGCGGCACTGGCCGACGTGGCGGCCCGGCACGAGGCGCTGCGGACGGTGTTTCCGGCCGTGGACGGCGAACCGTACCAGCTGATCCTGCCCGAGGGCCGGCCCGAGTTGACCGTGGCGACGACCACCTCGGCCGGCCTTGCCGCGTCCATCGACCGGGCCATCGGGTACGTGTTCGACCTCGCTGCCGACCTGCCGGTGCGCGCCTGGCTGCTGCGGAGCACCGACGACGGCGGGTCCACGCTCGTGCTGCTGCTGCACCACATCGCCGGCGACGGCGCCTCGCTCGGGCCGCTGCTGCGGGACCTCGCGCAGGCGTACGCCGCCCGTACCGCTGGACGGCAGCCGGGGTGGCAGCCCCTTGCCGTGCAGTACGCCGACTACACGCTCTGGCAGCGGGACCTGCTCGGCGACCCCGCCGACGAGACCAGTCCGATGGCGGTCCAACTGGCGTTCTGGAAGAGCGCCCTGGCCGGCGTACCCGAGGTGCTGGAGCTGCCGACGGACCGGCCCCGGCCGGCGGAGCCGTCGCACGACGGCGCCCTCGTGCCGTTCACACTCGACGAGCGGGTGCACGAACGACTCGCGCAGATCGCCCGGGAGACCGGCGCCACGTTGTTCATGGTGCTGCAGGCCGGTCTGGCGGTGCTGCTGTCCCGGTCCGGCGCCGGCACCGACATCCCGCTCGGCACGGTGGTGGCCGGACGGTCCGACCAGGCGCTCGACGACCTGGTGGGGTTCTTCGTCAACACGCTGGTGCTGCGTACCGACACCGGGGGCAATCCGACGTTCCGGGACCTGCTCGGCCGGGTCCGCGACGTCGACCTGGCCGCATACGCGCACCAGGATCTGCCGTTCGAGCGTCTGGTGGAGGAGCTGAACCCGACCCGGTCCGCCGCCTACCACCCGCTGGTGCAGGTGATGCTGGTCTGGCAACAGGCCGTGGGGGCCGACCTGGCCGACGCCGGCCTGTCCGGCCGGGAGGTGCCGCTCGACACCGGCGTGGCGAAGTTCGACCTCAGCCTCGCCGTCCGCGAACACCGCGACACCGCCGGTACGCCGATCGGCATCAGTGGACTACTGGAGTACGCCACCGACCTGTTCGACCCGCCGACCGTCGCGGCGCTCGCCGACCGCCTGGTGCGGCTGCTCGAAGCGGTCGCGGCCGACCCCGACGTCAGGGTCGCCGACATCGACCTCCTGGCCGTCGGTGAAGCCGACCTGGTGCTCGGCTGGGGCTCCGGCCCGCAGGCTGGCGACGGCACTCTCGCTGAGCGGTTTCGGCGCAGTGTGGTGGCGTGTCCGGGGGCGACGGCGGTGGTGTGTGGTGGTGACCGGTTGAGTTTTGGCGAGTTGGAGGTGGCGGCGAATCGGTTGGCGCGGCATCTGCTGGGTGTGGGTGTGGGGCGTGGTGGTGTGGTGGGTGTGTTGTTGCCGCGGGGCATCGCGATGGCGGTTGCGGTGTTGGCGGTGGTGAAGTCGGGTGCGGCTTATGCGATGTTGGATCCGGAGTTTCCGGATGTGCGGTTGGGTGAGTTGGCCGGGGATGCGGGTGTGGCGGTGGTGGTGACCGATTCGGTGTTGGCGGGTCGGGTTCCGGGGTTGCCGGTGGTGAATGTCGATGGGTCTGTCTGGGATGGGCTGGTCGGTGATGATCCGGGTGTGGTGGGGGATGAGGGTGACGCGGCGTGTGTGATGTTCACGTCGGGTTCGACGGGGCGGCCGAAGGGTGCGTTGTCGTCGCATCGGGCGGTGGTGGGCACGGTGACTGGCCAGTCGTACGTGGACTTCGGTCGAGGTGCGGTGTGGTTGCAGTGTGCGCCGGTGTCGTGGGATGCGTTCGCGTTGGAGTTCTGGGGTCCGTTGTTGTCTGGTGGGGTGTGTGTGTTGCAGCCGGGTCAGCGGCCGCAGGCGGATCGGATCGCGAGCCTGGTGGTGGAGCACGGGGTGGACACACTGTTTCTGTCGACGGGGTTGTTCAACCTGATGGTGGACGAGTTCCCGGGTGTGTTCGATGGGTTGCGGCAGGTGATGACGGGTGGTGAGCAGCCGTCGCTCGACCATGTCGGGCGGGTCCGTCGTGGTTGGCCTGATCTGCGGCTGGTTCATGTGTACGGGCCGGTGGAGAGCATGATCTTCACTCACGCTTTTCCGGTGGACGAGCCGCCGGTGGGGGTGTTGCCGGTTGGTTCGCCGATCGGTGACCGTCGTTGTTATCTGCTGGATGAACGGCTGCGGCTGGTCCCGGCGGGTGTCGTGGGTGAGGTGTATGTGGCCGGTGGCGGGCTCGCCGACGGGTACCTCGGTCGAAGTGGGTTGTCGGCTGCGGCGTTCGTGGCGGATCCGTTCGGTGCGCCTGGTGCGCGGATGTACCGCACGGGGGATCTGGCGCGGTGGAGCGCGGCGGGTGTCGTGGAGTTGATGGGTCGGGCGGATCAGCAGGTGAAGATTCGGGGTTTCCGGGTCGAGCCGGGGGAGGTGGAGGCGGCGTTGGCCCGGCATCCGGCGGTGGGTCGGGTGGTGGTGTTGGCGCGGGCGGACCGGCCTGGTGACAAGCGGTTGGTGGCCTATGTGGTGCCGGCTGATGCGGTGGCCGGGGTGGATGCGGTGGAGTTGCGGCGGTTCGCGGCGGGGGTGTTGCCGGAGCACATGGTGCCGTCGGCGGTGGTGGTGCTGGCGACGTTCCCGTTGATGGCGAACGGCAAGGTCGACCGTAAGCTGTTGCCTGCGCCGGTGTACGGGCCGTCGGTGCGGGGCCGGGCTGCGCGGGATCCGCGCGAGGCGGTGCTCTGTGATCTGTACGCCGAGATCCTCGGTGTCCAGGCGGTCTCCATCGATGACAGCTTCTTCGACCTCGGCGGCCACTCCCTGCTGGCCGCGAAGCTCGGCAGCCGGATCAGCGCGGTGCTCGGCATCGAGGTCAGCATCCGCGACGTGTTCCAGGCACCGACCGTCGCGGCGCTCACCGACCACCTCGCCGGGCGTACGGCGGTGCCCGAGCCCGACGCGCAGCAGCGGCCGGCACTGCGGCGACGCACCCGGGCCGGCGCGCGACTGTGA
- a CDS encoding thioesterase II family protein, with product MSPAHTAATGSDPEDVVWVLPGAATPPRVSLLVLPHSGGNAHSYAPWRELLPADVRLLIGQYPGRGARFSEPPGTSIADLAGPVVRCLPPDTGDLVILGHSMGSLVAFEVARELTEAGQPPSALIASACRPPYVPNPSPVHPDQLDDDTLVAAIKARGGTDNGILDEPELREVVMPSIRADFAIDDAYRFTADPAVLTCPVTVIGGAADPVVPASALPGWSATTSATAAVELMPGGHFYFQQQLTAFLSLVTGVLDAVTAERQPA from the coding sequence GTGAGCCCTGCCCACACCGCTGCCACCGGCAGCGACCCCGAGGACGTCGTCTGGGTGCTACCCGGCGCGGCGACACCACCCCGGGTGTCCCTGCTCGTGTTGCCGCATTCCGGAGGCAACGCCCACTCGTACGCGCCGTGGCGGGAGTTGCTCCCCGCCGACGTGCGCCTGCTGATCGGTCAGTACCCGGGCCGCGGCGCCCGGTTCAGCGAGCCGCCGGGCACGTCGATCGCCGACCTCGCCGGCCCGGTCGTCCGCTGTCTGCCGCCCGACACCGGCGACCTGGTGATCCTCGGGCACAGCATGGGGTCGCTCGTCGCGTTCGAGGTGGCCCGGGAACTCACCGAGGCCGGCCAGCCGCCCAGCGCGCTGATCGCGTCGGCCTGCCGGCCGCCCTACGTGCCGAACCCGAGCCCCGTGCACCCGGACCAGCTCGACGACGACACGCTCGTCGCCGCGATCAAGGCGCGCGGCGGCACCGACAACGGGATCCTCGACGAGCCCGAACTCCGCGAGGTCGTCATGCCGTCGATCCGGGCCGACTTCGCCATCGACGACGCGTACCGGTTCACCGCCGACCCGGCCGTGCTGACCTGCCCGGTGACCGTCATCGGCGGAGCGGCCGACCCGGTCGTCCCGGCGAGCGCGCTGCCCGGATGGTCGGCCACCACCTCCGCGACGGCAGCGGTCGAACTGATGCCCGGCGGCCACTTCTACTTCCAGCAGCAGCTGACCGCGTTCCTGTCGCTCGTCACCGGCGTCCTCGACGCGGTCACGGCCGAGCGCCAGCCCGCCTGA